In Wenyingzhuangia fucanilytica, the following are encoded in one genomic region:
- a CDS encoding bactofilin family protein — MFNSDKKKASGQQDDLVMERNRISKKTTFKGEIISQGDFRIDGTIEGELTTTGKIIIGPDGKVFGKVKCVNADIEGFFDGHLEVKNSLCLKPTAKVSGEVYMESLTVEPGAIFNANCKMLSSIKELNAKTIEAKEERKQDVSEIS, encoded by the coding sequence ATGTTTAATTCAGATAAAAAGAAAGCATCTGGGCAACAAGATGATTTGGTTATGGAGAGAAATAGAATTTCAAAGAAAACTACTTTTAAAGGAGAGATAATTTCTCAAGGAGATTTTAGAATTGACGGAACTATAGAAGGAGAGTTAACAACAACAGGAAAAATTATCATAGGGCCAGACGGAAAGGTTTTTGGTAAGGTTAAGTGTGTTAATGCCGATATTGAAGGTTTTTTTGACGGACATTTGGAGGTGAAAAACTCACTGTGTTTAAAGCCTACTGCCAAGGTTTCAGGAGAAGTTTATATGGAGAGTTTAACCGTTGAACCAGGAGCAATTTTTAACGCAAACTGTAAAATGTTAAGCTCAATTAAAGAATTAAATGCAAAAACAATTGAAGCCAAAGAAGAAAGAAAACAAGACGTTTCGGAAATTTCTTAG
- the atpB gene encoding F0F1 ATP synthase subunit A, with the protein MIGKLNLKVLVMLALVLTSFTMNANDDQHQTNAHHNEATHQENSEHAHTALPHSEEEGYNDGVNTKEEVDAYIQHHLGDTHDFVFFSDEATGHHYGFSLPVILVDNGLKVFMSSEFHHGENVVKKGDAHYRLYHGKIYKTDAAGTIKYDEHHHPTNAKPLDLSITKNVFSILVISVLMLLLFRSLAKSYKNGPIPTGFARVLEPLVIFVRDEIAKPNIGEKKYRKFMGFLLTVFFFIWITNLLGLTPLGINVTGNIAVTLCLALITFFIVQFSGNKDYWKHIFWMPGVPVPMKIVLAPIEILGMFTKPFSLLIRLFANITAGHTVVMGLLAVIYVGKEALGTGGSIGVSLFLTLFINIIELLVAFLQAYIFTMLSSLFIGMAVEEHDHH; encoded by the coding sequence ATGATAGGAAAATTGAACCTAAAAGTTTTAGTGATGTTAGCGTTAGTATTAACATCATTTACCATGAATGCAAACGATGATCAGCATCAAACAAATGCTCATCATAATGAAGCAACTCATCAAGAGAATAGTGAACATGCACATACTGCACTTCCACATTCTGAAGAAGAAGGTTACAATGATGGAGTTAATACCAAAGAAGAGGTAGACGCTTACATTCAACATCACTTAGGTGATACTCACGATTTTGTGTTCTTTTCAGACGAAGCTACAGGTCACCACTACGGTTTTTCTTTGCCTGTTATTTTAGTAGATAATGGTTTAAAAGTGTTTATGTCTTCTGAGTTTCACCATGGAGAAAATGTAGTGAAAAAAGGAGATGCTCATTATAGATTATACCACGGTAAAATTTATAAAACAGATGCTGCAGGAACTATTAAGTATGATGAACACCACCATCCTACAAACGCAAAGCCATTAGATTTATCTATTACTAAAAACGTATTTTCAATTTTAGTGATTTCCGTTTTAATGTTGTTGTTATTTAGATCATTAGCTAAATCATATAAAAACGGACCAATTCCAACTGGATTTGCTAGAGTGTTAGAGCCTTTAGTAATTTTTGTTAGAGACGAAATTGCAAAGCCAAATATTGGAGAAAAGAAATACCGTAAATTTATGGGATTCTTATTAACAGTATTTTTCTTTATATGGATAACAAACTTATTAGGGTTAACTCCATTAGGAATTAATGTAACGGGTAATATTGCTGTAACTTTATGTTTGGCTTTAATTACATTCTTTATAGTACAATTTAGTGGTAATAAAGATTACTGGAAACATATTTTTTGGATGCCAGGTGTACCTGTACCAATGAAGATTGTATTAGCTCCTATTGAAATTTTAGGAATGTTTACGAAACCGTTTTCATTATTAATACGTTTGTTTGCAAACATTACTGCAGGGCATACTGTTGTAATGGGATTATTAGCTGTAATATACGTTGGTAAAGAAGCTTTAGGAACAGGTGGAAGCATTGGTGTTTCTTTATTCTTAACTTTATTTATTAATATTATAGAATTATTAGTTGCTTTTTTACAAGCATACATATTTACCATGTTGTCTTCTTTGTTTATTGGTATGGCAGTAGAAGAACACGATCATCATTAA
- a CDS encoding ATP synthase F0 subunit C: MTIPGLVGAGIIVIGAGLGLGKIGGSAMDAIARQPEAANKIQTAMIIIGALLEGLAFGALILGK; encoded by the coding sequence ATGACAATTCCAGGATTAGTAGGAGCAGGTATCATCGTTATCGGTGCAGGATTAGGGTTAGGTAAAATTGGTGGTTCAGCAATGGACGCTATCGCTAGACAACCAGAAGCAGCTAACAAAATTCAAACTGCTATGATTATCATCGGTGCCTTATTAGAAGGTTTAGCATTTGGTGCATTAATCTTAGGGAAATAA